One Malania oleifera isolate guangnan ecotype guangnan chromosome 9, ASM2987363v1, whole genome shotgun sequence DNA segment encodes these proteins:
- the LOC131163858 gene encoding uncharacterized protein LOC131163858 yields MSLALLQGYSSAEEEEEEEVEYDDDQFQYQNSSDNDDYDDEGDIPKNRSIPDPKPAAAESLLPSALDAFSEIAGPPEFLNNCVEEHASARENDKPRRWHGSRRSRKERKDLPAGIVMEAKAQLVGIHERVRSDVGGNARSTTGQSQNDFSSTSEGVGKRVATATNPKAEDAAELLRMCLQCGIPKTYSSARGIVCPVCGDRPPVDMNKLQEKKKGSTIKEKEKSKRMKGQSSHASWKSETEMQLRQQFD; encoded by the exons ATGAGCTTGGCACTCCTCCAAGGCTATTCTtctgcagaagaagaagaagaagaagaagtagaataTGATGATGATCAGTTTCAATACCAAAACTCGTCCGACAACGATGATTACGACGACGAAGGCGACATTCCGAAGAATCGCTCGATCCCCGACCCCAAGCCCGCCGCTGCTGAATCTCTTCTTCCCTCCGCACTTGATGCCTTTTCCGAA ATTGCAGGGCCGCCAGAATTTCTCAACAATTGTGTAGAAGAACATGCTTCAGCGAGAGAAAATGATAAGCCACGACGGTGGCACGGGAGCCGGAGGAGCAGGAAGGAGAGGAAAGATTTACCGGCCG GTATCGTTATGGAGGCCAAAGCTCAATTAGTTGGAATCCATGAACGAGTTAGGAGCGATGTTGGGGGTAACGCTCGTTCAACAACAGGTCAATCTCAGAATGACTTTTCAAGCACATCGGAAGGAGTAGGCAAGCGTGTGGCAACAGCAACGAATCCTAAGGCAGAAGATGCTGCAGAACTTCTCAG GATGTGCCTGCAGTGCGGAATACCCAAGACCTACTCCAGCGCACGAGGAATTGTATGCCCAGTATGTGGTGATCGCCCTCCTGTGGACATGAACAAACTGCAGGAAAAGAAGAAGGGTTCCACTAtcaaagagaaggagaagagtaAGAGGATGAAGGGTCAATCATCTCATGCCAGTTGGAAAAGCGAAACAGAAATGCAGCTTCGCCAACAGTTTGATTAG